The following are from one region of the Magallana gigas chromosome 4, xbMagGiga1.1, whole genome shotgun sequence genome:
- the LOC136274993 gene encoding IQ motif and SEC7 domain-containing protein 1-like isoform X2 has protein sequence MQMIGEYLGNLQNPFNQQVLQYFAQEIDLSGLQVDMALRKFQSHFRMPGEAQKIERLMEAFANRYCTCNPDQIKNFRTLDTIFLMAFAIIMLNTDSHNSSIKAERKMKVEDFIRNLRAIDDGQDVDRDMLIGIYKGIQTQEFRAGVDHVTQVMKVEQTVVGKKPQLALPHRRLVCYCRLYEVHDPNKKEKIGLHQREVFLFNDLLLITKIFSKKKSGITYSYKQSFPLSSMQVFLFETSHYQYGVRLVSGVNNKVLITLNARNDHDRQKFVEDLREAILETNGMETLRIEEELQKHSNNHNTLDRHYANDDSRVLMYELMKPSDPSINRLSAPDCPALQKLPLSNSLTDLCQGQGMRRGSSGGSLDSGVASGGSGGVMIGGDVTSRNSQSSLHSRGSPATPKTSQSNLQSLGSPAMQPGVKGQRKQAISLKKGLPVGTDV, from the exons ataCTTTGCTCAAGAAATTGACCTATCAGGATTACAGGTGGACATGGCCCTCAGGAAATTCCAGTCTCACTTCAGGATGCCT GGTGAAGCCCAGAAGATCGAGCGGTTAATGGAG GCATTTGCAAATcgttactgtacatgtaatccGGACCAAATAAAGAATTTCCGAACGCTGGACACAATTTTCCTCATGGCATTCGCCATCATCATGTTAAATACAGACTCCCATAATTCCAGCATCAAGGCCGAaaggaaaatgaaagtagaagaTTTCATAAGAAACTTACGAg CTATAGACGATGGACAAGATGTGGACCGCGACATGTTGATCGGAATCTATAAGGGAATACAGACCCAGGAATTCCGAGCAGGGGTGGATCATGTGACTCAGGTCATGAAGGTCGAACAAACCGTAGTGGGAAAGAAACCA CAACTGGCTCTTCCCCATCGCCGATTGGTGTGTTACTGTCGATTGTACGAGGTTCACGATccaaataaaaaagagaaaattggTCTCCATCAGCGAGAGGTCTTTCTGTTCAACGACCTACTTCTG ATTACAAAAATCTTCAGTAAGAAGAAGTCGGGTATCACCTACTCCTACAAACAATCCTTTCCTCTCAGCAGCATGCAGGTCTTCCTGTTTGAAACATCAC atTACCAATATGGCGTGCGATTAGTGAGTGGAGTCAACAACAAAGTCCTGATAACTCTGAATGCAAGGAACGACCACGATCGGCAAAAGTTTGTAGAGGACCTTCGAGAGGCCATACTAGAG ACCAATGGAATGGAGACACTGCGAATCGAAGAAGAACTCCAGAAACACAGCAACAATCACAACACTCTTGACAGACACTACGCCAACGACGACTCCCGCGTATTAATGTATGAACTGATGAAGCCATCAGACCCATCTATAAATAGACTGTCCGCCCCTGACTGTCCCGCTCTGCAGAAACTTCCTCTGTCCAACTCTCTCACTGATCTCTGCCAAG GTCAAGGGATGAGGAGAGGTAGCAGTGGTGGATCATTAGACAGTGGAGTG GCCTCAGGTGGATCAGGGGGAGTGATGATCGGTGGGGATGTCACGTCACGAAATAGTCAGAGCAGTCTTCATTCCCGGGGATCTCCCGCCACCCCCAAAACCAGCCAATCAAATCTCCAGTCCCTGGGGTCACCAGCTATGCAACCCggggtcaaaggtcaaaggaAACAGGCCATATCCCTCAAGAAGGGGCTACCAGTGGGCACCGACGTCTGA
- the LOC136274993 gene encoding IQ motif and SEC7 domain-containing protein 1-like isoform X1 produces the protein MQMIGEYLGNLQNPFNQQVLQYFAQEIDLSGLQVDMALRKFQSHFRMPGEAQKIERLMEAFANRYCTCNPDQIKNFRTLDTIFLMAFAIIMLNTDSHNSSIKAERKMKVEDFIRNLRAIDDGQDVDRDMLIGIYKGIQTQEFRAGVDHVTQVMKVEQTVVGKKPQLALPHRRLVCYCRLYEVHDPNKKEKIGLHQREVFLFNDLLLITKIFSKKKSGITYSYKQSFPLSSMQVFLFETSHYQYGVRLVSGVNNKVLITLNARNDHDRQKFVEDLREAILETNGMETLRIEEELQKHSNNHNTLDRHYANDDSRVLMYELMKPSDPSINRLSAPDCPALQKLPLSNSLTDLCQVCPYEIQTGQGMRRGSSGGSLDSGVASGGSGGVMIGGDVTSRNSQSSLHSRGSPATPKTSQSNLQSLGSPAMQPGVKGQRKQAISLKKGLPVGTDV, from the exons ataCTTTGCTCAAGAAATTGACCTATCAGGATTACAGGTGGACATGGCCCTCAGGAAATTCCAGTCTCACTTCAGGATGCCT GGTGAAGCCCAGAAGATCGAGCGGTTAATGGAG GCATTTGCAAATcgttactgtacatgtaatccGGACCAAATAAAGAATTTCCGAACGCTGGACACAATTTTCCTCATGGCATTCGCCATCATCATGTTAAATACAGACTCCCATAATTCCAGCATCAAGGCCGAaaggaaaatgaaagtagaagaTTTCATAAGAAACTTACGAg CTATAGACGATGGACAAGATGTGGACCGCGACATGTTGATCGGAATCTATAAGGGAATACAGACCCAGGAATTCCGAGCAGGGGTGGATCATGTGACTCAGGTCATGAAGGTCGAACAAACCGTAGTGGGAAAGAAACCA CAACTGGCTCTTCCCCATCGCCGATTGGTGTGTTACTGTCGATTGTACGAGGTTCACGATccaaataaaaaagagaaaattggTCTCCATCAGCGAGAGGTCTTTCTGTTCAACGACCTACTTCTG ATTACAAAAATCTTCAGTAAGAAGAAGTCGGGTATCACCTACTCCTACAAACAATCCTTTCCTCTCAGCAGCATGCAGGTCTTCCTGTTTGAAACATCAC atTACCAATATGGCGTGCGATTAGTGAGTGGAGTCAACAACAAAGTCCTGATAACTCTGAATGCAAGGAACGACCACGATCGGCAAAAGTTTGTAGAGGACCTTCGAGAGGCCATACTAGAG ACCAATGGAATGGAGACACTGCGAATCGAAGAAGAACTCCAGAAACACAGCAACAATCACAACACTCTTGACAGACACTACGCCAACGACGACTCCCGCGTATTAATGTATGAACTGATGAAGCCATCAGACCCATCTATAAATAGACTGTCCGCCCCTGACTGTCCCGCTCTGCAGAAACTTCCTCTGTCCAACTCTCTCACTGATCTCTGCCAAG TATGTCCTTATGAAATTCAGACAG GTCAAGGGATGAGGAGAGGTAGCAGTGGTGGATCATTAGACAGTGGAGTG GCCTCAGGTGGATCAGGGGGAGTGATGATCGGTGGGGATGTCACGTCACGAAATAGTCAGAGCAGTCTTCATTCCCGGGGATCTCCCGCCACCCCCAAAACCAGCCAATCAAATCTCCAGTCCCTGGGGTCACCAGCTATGCAACCCggggtcaaaggtcaaaggaAACAGGCCATATCCCTCAAGAAGGGGCTACCAGTGGGCACCGACGTCTGA
- the LOC136274993 gene encoding IQ motif and SEC7 domain-containing protein 1-like isoform X3, whose translation MQMIGEYLGNLQNPFNQQVLQYFAQEIDLSGLQVDMALRKFQSHFRMPGEAQKIERLMEAFANRYCTCNPDQIKNFRTLDTIFLMAFAIIMLNTDSHNSSIKAERKMKVEDFIRNLRAIDDGQDVDRDMLIGIYKGIQTQEFRAGVDHVTQVMKVEQTVVGKKPQLALPHRRLVCYCRLYEVHDPNKKEKIGLHQREVFLFNDLLLITKIFSKKKSGITYSYKQSFPLSSMQVFLFETSHYQYGVRLVSGVNNKVLITLNARNDHDRQKFVEDLREAILETNGMETLRIEEELQKHSNNHNTLDRHYANDDSRVLMYELMKPSDPSINRLSAPDCPALQKLPLSNSLTDLCQGLRWIRGSDDRWGCHVTK comes from the exons ataCTTTGCTCAAGAAATTGACCTATCAGGATTACAGGTGGACATGGCCCTCAGGAAATTCCAGTCTCACTTCAGGATGCCT GGTGAAGCCCAGAAGATCGAGCGGTTAATGGAG GCATTTGCAAATcgttactgtacatgtaatccGGACCAAATAAAGAATTTCCGAACGCTGGACACAATTTTCCTCATGGCATTCGCCATCATCATGTTAAATACAGACTCCCATAATTCCAGCATCAAGGCCGAaaggaaaatgaaagtagaagaTTTCATAAGAAACTTACGAg CTATAGACGATGGACAAGATGTGGACCGCGACATGTTGATCGGAATCTATAAGGGAATACAGACCCAGGAATTCCGAGCAGGGGTGGATCATGTGACTCAGGTCATGAAGGTCGAACAAACCGTAGTGGGAAAGAAACCA CAACTGGCTCTTCCCCATCGCCGATTGGTGTGTTACTGTCGATTGTACGAGGTTCACGATccaaataaaaaagagaaaattggTCTCCATCAGCGAGAGGTCTTTCTGTTCAACGACCTACTTCTG ATTACAAAAATCTTCAGTAAGAAGAAGTCGGGTATCACCTACTCCTACAAACAATCCTTTCCTCTCAGCAGCATGCAGGTCTTCCTGTTTGAAACATCAC atTACCAATATGGCGTGCGATTAGTGAGTGGAGTCAACAACAAAGTCCTGATAACTCTGAATGCAAGGAACGACCACGATCGGCAAAAGTTTGTAGAGGACCTTCGAGAGGCCATACTAGAG ACCAATGGAATGGAGACACTGCGAATCGAAGAAGAACTCCAGAAACACAGCAACAATCACAACACTCTTGACAGACACTACGCCAACGACGACTCCCGCGTATTAATGTATGAACTGATGAAGCCATCAGACCCATCTATAAATAGACTGTCCGCCCCTGACTGTCCCGCTCTGCAGAAACTTCCTCTGTCCAACTCTCTCACTGATCTCTGCCAAG GCCTCAGGTGGATCAGGGGGAGTGATGATCGGTGGGGATGTCACGTCACGAAATAG
- the LOC105339367 gene encoding uncharacterized protein isoform X2 yields MDQASTTYKVHQCSKCRGDTKYYCESCPCDLCQKCKENHVKNLQTIDHYVVSHHEKFNNIPTQEICVRHPRNVYIKYCEPCGLPVCFHCRKHRTHRLLNVRTVYKTKQQQHRGTIHTIRSEALFYRPVLLTGITDDIKTCRTEFSRYQSEMLTKAQRLKKLINYVVYDLLNNVFCDFDFKHRCLKQKMETNRHIVSLQRYVHMYEQSTFSALQFLSSIKTALPQIHLTLHTSQLSMTESLNKEDVMESLSAIQITERGNRRVGNQCLLKLMSGAEFHQSLTLTGVDGCLHISCVTSDRVGVSDKYNLMLTDTTGVPLHRVEDSCSDLYGLHTVNSESELIYIDREYYIKKRSKDMKTTTTFIERTDSTWRPRCVYWSPSTGDLLVGMYRKITWNTVTGKVTRYNQSGQLTQTIEHNTGRGLYGYPRYITENNNGDVVVSDFRAVVVTERGGRHRFSYTGHPSGSVLRPRGICTDALSHILVCYEWTNTVQMIDKDGQFLSHLLIRPSGIFTPCSLSYDVNTHRLWVGSESNKTVVIYRYITRQDALTDTADKLHTSQLSMTESLNKEDVMESLSAIQITERGNRRVGNQCLLKLTSGAELHQSLTVTGVDWCYHISCVTSDRVWISDENNLMLTDTTGVPLHRVKVSCSDSYGFHTVNSESELIYIDEDYNINKLSKDMKTTTTFIESTDYTWEPWCVYWSPSTGDLLVGMYRKKPWTGKVTRYNQSGQLTQTIEHDNTDLGLYRRPRYITENNNGDVVVSDYMDYESGAVVVTERGGRHRFSYTGHPSGSRLMPRGICTDALSHILVCYEWTNTVQMINKDGQFLSHLLTKSQEMREPCGLSYDVNTHRLWVGSWYNNKVCVYSYIDTQDALTDEETHPTGVEAKSSSTDGDAMFRSTPAV; encoded by the exons ATGGACCAAGCAAGTACAACATATAAAGTACATCAATGCTCTAAGTGTCGGGGGGACACAAAGTACTATTGTGAATCATGTCCATGTGATCTCTGTCAAAAGTGTAAAGAAAACCATGTGAAAAACctccaaacaatagaccatTATGTTGTGTCGCATCATGAGAAATTCAACAACATCCCAACacaagagatctgtgtgagacatcctagaaatgtttatataaagtacTGTGAACCTTGTGGACTCCCCGTCTGTTTCCACTGCAGAAAACATAGAACTCATAGACTACTAAATGTTAGAACAGTCTATAAAACAAAGcaacaacaacacagaggaaccattcacaccatcagaagtgaggctctattttacagacctgttctcctgACAGGAATCACAGATGACATCAAAACCTGTCGCACGGAATTCTCCCGCTatcaatcagagatgttaacaaaggcccagAGACTGAAAAAGCTCATTAACTATGTGGTATATGATCTATTGAACAATGTGTTTTgtgactttgattttaaacacagatgtttaaaacagaagATGGAAACAAACAGACATATAGTCAGCCTACAGAgatatgtacacatgtatgaACAGTCAACATTCAGTGCACTACAATTCCTCTCCTCCATAAAGACAGCCCTCCCCCAGATACATCttacactccacaccagccagctctccatgactgagtcactcaacaaggaggatgtgatggagtcactgagtgcaatccaaatcacagagagaggaaaccgacgcgtaggaaaccagtgtctgctaaAACTGATGTCTGGTGCTGAGttccatcaatctctcacacTGACAGGTGTTGATGGTTGTttacacatttcctgtgtgacatcagaccgggtcggGGTCAGTGATAAATACAAtctcatgttgacagacacaacaggtgtccctctacatcgtgtggaggattcatgTAGTGATTTATatggattacacacagtgaacagtgagagtgaactgatttatatagatagggaATATTACATTAAGAAACgatcaaaggatatgaaaacaaccaccacatttatagagagaacagactctacatggagaccacggtgtgtgtactggtccccgtccactggggatctactggtcgggatgtataGAAAGATTACATGGAATACAGtgacaggcaaggtaacccggtacaaccagagtggacaactcacacaGACCATAGAACATAACACAGGACGGGGACTGTATGGTTACCCTcgctatataacagagaacaacaatggggatgtcgtggtgtctgactttcgtgctgtagtggtgacagagcgtggaggaagacatcgtttctcctacacaggacatccatcaggatcagtACTACGGCcacgtggaatctgtactgacgcgctgtcacacatcctggtgtgttaTGAATGGACCAACACAGTACAGATGATAgacaaggacggtcagttcctgtcacatctactgataagACCATCAGGGATATTCACACCATgcagcctgagttatgatgtcaacactcaccgtctctgggtcggatcagaGTCCAACAAGACGGtggttatatacaggtatatcaccagacaggacgctctgacag ACACTGCTGATAAACTAcacaccagccagctctccatgactgagtcactcaacaaggaggatgtgatggagtcactgagtgcaatccaaatcacagagagaggaaaccgacgcgtaggaaaccagtgtctgctgaaactgacgtctggtgctgagctccatcaatctctcacagtgacaggtgttgattggtgttatcacatttcctgtgtgacatcagaccgggtctggatCAGTGATGAAAACAAtctcatgttgacagacacaacaggtgtccctctacatcgtgtgaaGGTTTCATGTAGTGATTCATATGGATtccacacagtgaacagtgagagtgaactgatttatatagatgaggattataacatcaacaaactatcaaaggatatgaaaacaaccaccacatttatagagagtACAGACTATACATGGGAACCatggtgtgtgtactggtccccgtccactggggatctactggtcgggatgtataGAAAGAAACCATggacaggcaaggtaacccggtacaaccagagtggacaactcacacaaaccatAGAACATGACAATACAGATCTGGGACTGTATAGAAGACCTcgctatataacagagaacaacaatggggatgtcgtggtgtctgactatATGGACTATGAGtctggtgctgtagtggtgacagagcgtggaggaagacatcgtttctcctacacaggacatccatcaggatcacGACTAATGCCACggggaatctgtactgacgcgctgtcacacatcctggtgtgttaTGAATGGACCAACACAGTACAGATGATAAacaaggacggtcagttcctgtcacatctactgacaaaATCACAAGAGATGCGTGAACCATGcggcctgagttatgatgtcaacactcaccgtctctgggtcggatcatgGTACAACAACAAGGTGTGTGTCTACAGTTATATAGACAcacaggacgctctgacag ATGAGGAAACACACCCCACTGGTGTGGAGGCCAAGTCTAGCTCCACTGATGGGGACGCCATGTTTAGATCAACACCAGCCGTATAA